The following are from one region of the Candidatus Obscuribacterales bacterium genome:
- a CDS encoding tetratricopeptide repeat protein has protein sequence MSLLKSEGIVAEKGRHESHLVLGSGSLLLAPKNTIDISVPNAEINVAAGAIVYIRTKGTTTAILNLHDDRVNAVNVLSAHTRYYLPPGRVMLVTEDRYTDFDNANPCPGLWYKTVYTHESTEGITRLVSQFSPLSAAWILPSVRHLILNRSSHGNKIMKTCAAVTVMSRDHKQFRYKLDDHERSPVLLVSGKLQSQNDEETNTLETWKTNVQGNSRGDELISLLDATNEKLSQDANDADSLYLRGYLYGVVGCTTWAIQDLTKAIEKNEDFADAYKERGICYMDNKNFDEALKDLNHALELDPTSGDALLARGRLYMLTSQPDAALTDLTRCTEESVKFTPALPGEMPGNFYNAPEYYLSNCYKALGNEDKAKEHLEKAQVSDVQASVPDTDYLHRFADKPAETQPSQ, from the coding sequence ATGTCCTTGCTGAAAAGCGAGGGCATTGTCGCCGAAAAAGGCAGACATGAAAGTCATTTGGTTTTAGGCTCAGGCAGTCTCTTACTGGCGCCAAAAAACACCATTGATATTTCCGTACCCAATGCAGAAATAAACGTGGCGGCAGGCGCCATAGTTTATATACGCACTAAAGGTACTACCACCGCGATTCTCAATCTACACGACGACAGAGTAAATGCAGTGAATGTACTTTCAGCCCATACTCGCTATTACCTTCCACCCGGGCGCGTTATGCTCGTCACAGAAGATCGTTATACGGATTTCGATAATGCAAATCCATGTCCTGGTCTCTGGTATAAAACTGTCTACACGCATGAAAGCACAGAAGGCATAACAAGGCTTGTATCACAATTTTCACCACTATCAGCAGCCTGGATATTGCCGTCTGTCAGACATTTGATATTAAACAGGAGCAGTCACGGCAATAAGATAATGAAAACTTGCGCAGCGGTAACTGTAATGTCGCGCGATCACAAACAATTTAGATACAAGCTTGATGATCATGAGCGCAGTCCTGTTCTTTTAGTTTCGGGCAAATTGCAATCACAAAATGATGAAGAGACTAATACTTTGGAAACCTGGAAAACCAATGTACAGGGTAATTCACGCGGTGACGAATTGATCTCATTGCTTGATGCAACTAATGAAAAGCTATCACAAGACGCCAACGATGCCGACTCACTATATTTAAGAGGCTATTTATACGGTGTTGTCGGCTGCACAACCTGGGCTATCCAAGATTTGACAAAAGCAATTGAGAAAAACGAAGACTTTGCCGACGCTTACAAAGAACGCGGCATTTGCTATATGGACAACAAGAATTTCGATGAAGCATTGAAAGACTTAAACCATGCACTCGAGCTGGATCCAACATCAGGAGATGCTTTGCTTGCCAGAGGACGCCTTTATATGCTCACCTCGCAACCAGACGCAGCGTTGACCGATTTAACCAGGTGTACGGAAGAGTCAGTTAAATTCACACCGGCGCTGCCAGGAGAAATGCCGGGGAATTTTTACAATGCTCCAGAATACTATTTGAGCAATTGCTATAAAGCTTTAGGTAACGAAGACAAAGCCAAAGAGCATTTGGAAAAAGCTCAGGTAAGCGACGTTCAAGCATCTGTTCCTGACACTGACTACTTGCACCGTTTTGCCGACAAGCCCGCTGAAACACAACCCAGTCAATAG
- a CDS encoding response regulator, producing the protein MPDKPKVLVVEDEHRIAEILMDYLRQDGYEPVHIDKGTGVVADVKKETPDLILLDLMLPGVDGLEICREIRKFSEVPIIVISARVDELDRLLGLGLGADDYICKPFSPREVVARVKTVMRRSNQQAKETTGKLFYVDDEKSRISVNGVPLDLTGTEFRLLKLLISRPGRVYSRSQLLELCYQQEQYVYDRVIDSHIKNLRKKIAKVLPGQELIHAVYGVGYRYEL; encoded by the coding sequence ATGCCGGATAAGCCAAAAGTATTGGTTGTTGAAGACGAGCACAGGATTGCCGAAATCCTCATGGATTATCTGCGCCAAGACGGCTATGAACCTGTGCACATTGATAAGGGCACTGGTGTCGTGGCTGATGTGAAAAAAGAGACGCCGGATCTAATTTTGCTTGATCTCATGTTGCCTGGTGTCGATGGGCTGGAAATTTGTCGTGAGATTCGCAAGTTTTCAGAAGTGCCGATAATTGTTATCAGTGCACGCGTAGATGAACTCGATAGGCTCTTAGGATTGGGCTTAGGAGCCGATGATTACATTTGCAAGCCATTTAGCCCACGAGAAGTCGTGGCGCGTGTGAAAACTGTTATGCGCCGGTCTAACCAGCAAGCCAAGGAAACAACAGGCAAGCTGTTTTATGTCGATGATGAAAAATCACGAATTTCCGTCAATGGCGTTCCGCTTGATTTAACTGGTACTGAATTTCGCTTGCTGAAACTTCTTATAAGCCGTCCGGGAAGAGTGTATTCTCGTTCGCAGCTGTTGGAGCTTTGTTACCAGCAAGAGCAGTATGTCTACGATCGAGTTATTGACAGTCATATCAAAAACTTGCGCAAGAAAATCGCTAAAGTCTTGCCCGGACAAGAACTTATCCATGCAGTGTATGGAGTGGGCTATCGCTACGAGCTATAA
- a CDS encoding HAMP domain-containing protein, which produces MAYRRGPPLASLILEPMKLTITKKLFFTIILVTACVIGLIVALTKASIGTGFGRYLARVELRKVEPVARHIEKLYKEHGNWEFLETDPDLVWREMQRAMAPKEAMDEKRREELGPRTDDDFAERSTSYTPHAPTRHHFLLFHPLGIPPHIMELLHRVSLFNADKNRLWGEGSANLAIANLPLTVDGKQVGYLALAPGTSLYSEIESNFVDEQNKNLLLIALAGFCAATIASMMLSSHLLAGIKALSKGTHKLASLDFSTRLDTSSSDEIGELAKDFNFLAETLEKQDQKSKQWVSDTSHELRTPIAILRAQVEAFQDGVQQANPKTLAVLHKEIMSLSKLVDDLYWLARFDVGKLTDTLMPMDIIVCLQDVLFTFEERFKEKNLSVDTSELFEGEIVINADRNRIKQVFMNLLENSLRYTDAGGVVKLSTDVTDKDVILKIEDSAPSVPRAALPQVFERFFRVESSRSRDFGGAGLGLAICKSIVEAHDGQIAAAPSVLGGLKIELKLPLAGNDKDAG; this is translated from the coding sequence ATGGCATACCGGAGAGGTCCTCCGCTTGCTTCCCTAATACTTGAGCCGATGAAGCTTACAATCACTAAAAAGCTCTTTTTTACAATAATTCTGGTAACAGCTTGTGTTATTGGACTGATTGTTGCTTTGACCAAAGCAAGTATTGGCACCGGCTTTGGTAGGTACCTGGCGCGCGTGGAGTTGAGAAAAGTTGAGCCTGTGGCTCGTCATATCGAAAAACTTTACAAAGAACACGGCAATTGGGAATTTCTAGAAACAGATCCGGATCTTGTTTGGCGCGAAATGCAAAGAGCCATGGCTCCGAAAGAAGCCATGGATGAAAAGCGGCGTGAGGAATTAGGACCGCGAACAGACGACGACTTTGCTGAGCGTTCTACCTCATATACTCCGCATGCACCAACTCGACATCATTTCTTGCTCTTTCACCCTTTGGGAATACCCCCTCATATTATGGAATTGCTGCATAGAGTATCTCTTTTCAATGCGGACAAGAACCGACTCTGGGGAGAAGGTTCGGCAAATTTGGCGATAGCCAATTTGCCGCTTACTGTTGACGGCAAACAAGTAGGATATTTGGCACTGGCTCCTGGAACTTCTCTCTACAGCGAGATTGAATCAAATTTTGTCGATGAGCAAAACAAAAATTTGTTGCTCATTGCTTTAGCCGGCTTTTGTGCGGCTACTATAGCCTCTATGATGCTTTCCAGCCATTTATTGGCTGGCATTAAGGCCCTTTCAAAAGGTACACATAAATTGGCATCGTTGGATTTCAGCACGCGCCTGGATACTTCTTCGTCAGATGAGATTGGCGAATTAGCCAAGGACTTCAATTTCCTTGCTGAGACTTTGGAGAAACAAGATCAAAAGAGCAAGCAGTGGGTGTCTGATACATCTCATGAGTTGCGCACGCCGATAGCTATTTTGCGAGCGCAAGTAGAGGCTTTCCAGGATGGTGTTCAACAAGCCAACCCAAAAACATTAGCTGTCTTGCACAAGGAAATAATGTCCTTAAGTAAATTGGTTGATGACCTTTATTGGCTTGCCCGCTTTGATGTAGGAAAGCTTACAGATACCTTGATGCCTATGGATATTATTGTCTGCCTGCAAGATGTTTTATTTACTTTTGAAGAGCGCTTCAAGGAGAAGAACTTGTCCGTTGATACCAGCGAGCTATTCGAAGGTGAAATTGTAATCAATGCAGATCGCAATAGAATAAAACAAGTATTCATGAACCTTCTGGAAAATTCCCTGCGATATACGGATGCTGGCGGCGTTGTAAAACTCAGTACCGATGTTACAGACAAGGATGTAATTTTAAAAATTGAAGACTCGGCTCCCTCTGTGCCAAGAGCAGCTTTGCCGCAAGTTTTTGAAAGATTTTTCCGCGTTGAATCTTCTCGCAGTCGAGACTTTGGTGGAGCAGGATTGGGACTTGCTATTTGTAAAAGTATTGTCGAGGCGCATGATGGACAAATTGCCGCAGCTCCTTCAGTACTGGGTGGTTTGAAGATTGAATTGAAATTGCCTTTAGCTGGAAATGACAAAGATGCCGGATAA
- a CDS encoding urea transporter, whose amino-acid sequence MNTAKLIARQIAETFASLLDGYGSFFSLDKTLSKLLLFAVSFLIPATGLMGMLGGLFVIALRRLFSLPRDYERLDTVNGILLGMLLGSLYAFSWQSVFVVALGATLVIVAGAVLQDSLTRVFKLPLLGMPYVVAAYLLLPLGYNLLSPASHQTVFAGVENNTLSAFKFLAPFGAVYYSGTALGGILTFLAFAISSRYLALIGLAQIIVCLLIFRILNLAGTDSLLYLVAQMNAVLTACIIGGLYTVPGKRSIAVALSSGIVACFLTISFNQVMWILHLPALALPFVVTTYAVILAFSPQQGGPWARFWLTSPCLAEKSIEQMKIAYVRGVDPRSVALKAPFAGAWQVYQGFDGAHTHKGSLRYALDFFQFENGVSYKDDGVGVTDFRCYAKPVLSPAYGRVFECFDGFADNLPGQVDTVNSFGNYIVIEIGFWKYVVLAHLQKDSLRVKAGDYLVPGQVLALCGNSGRSPQPHVHMHVQESPRLGSRTLPFHLTDVIVPAGGSAYYALNVIPKEKQTVIAPIRNHALKKAFKLSVGSRLEFDCRVGKNNAGETKRYLETTLDPYGQFYLFSDKGASVAFTLNDDLVAFYNRAGKPDSLLDAFVLAVGLTPFVEAVTNWQDLTPMKFLPLPFHLRALCAVFTPWHKLAVSCYERTWDGQLKRWIQKAEHKLQLGLIKWSCKTEVHLCESLGVLYLEVSRHGETLQSAMLAAQSIREDNGIPERSSACFPNT is encoded by the coding sequence ATGAATACGGCAAAGTTAATAGCAAGACAAATAGCGGAAACGTTTGCCAGTCTATTAGACGGTTATGGATCATTTTTCTCTTTGGATAAGACGCTTTCTAAATTGCTCTTATTTGCCGTCAGTTTTCTAATTCCAGCCACGGGACTGATGGGCATGCTTGGCGGGCTGTTTGTAATTGCCCTTAGAAGACTGTTTTCTTTGCCTCGCGATTACGAAAGACTGGACACTGTCAACGGTATTTTGCTGGGCATGTTATTAGGTTCGCTGTATGCATTTTCCTGGCAGTCTGTTTTTGTAGTAGCTTTAGGAGCGACACTGGTTATTGTTGCCGGTGCAGTCTTACAAGACTCGCTAACCAGAGTATTTAAGTTGCCTCTTCTAGGCATGCCCTATGTTGTGGCTGCGTATTTGCTTTTGCCTTTAGGCTATAACTTGCTTTCTCCAGCTAGTCATCAAACTGTATTTGCCGGTGTTGAAAACAACACCTTATCTGCTTTCAAATTCTTGGCGCCCTTTGGAGCGGTTTACTATAGTGGCACAGCGCTGGGTGGTATCCTCACTTTTCTTGCATTTGCCATTTCGTCACGTTATTTGGCTCTGATTGGACTGGCCCAAATAATTGTTTGCCTGCTCATCTTTCGCATACTTAATTTGGCGGGGACGGATTCACTTTTATATCTGGTTGCGCAAATGAATGCGGTTTTGACTGCATGCATAATTGGTGGTTTGTACACGGTGCCTGGTAAGCGCAGCATTGCCGTGGCGCTGTCCAGTGGCATAGTCGCTTGTTTTTTAACGATAAGTTTCAATCAGGTTATGTGGATTTTGCATTTGCCGGCGCTGGCGTTGCCCTTTGTTGTCACTACCTATGCTGTCATATTGGCATTTAGTCCTCAGCAAGGTGGACCATGGGCAAGATTTTGGTTGACGAGCCCATGTCTTGCTGAAAAAAGTATCGAGCAAATGAAAATTGCGTATGTACGAGGTGTCGATCCGCGCAGTGTCGCATTGAAGGCGCCTTTTGCCGGTGCCTGGCAAGTTTATCAGGGGTTTGATGGTGCCCATACGCACAAAGGTAGTCTTAGATATGCGCTGGATTTTTTTCAATTTGAGAATGGCGTAAGCTACAAAGATGATGGGGTAGGCGTCACAGATTTCCGTTGTTATGCAAAACCTGTCTTGTCGCCTGCTTATGGCCGTGTCTTTGAATGTTTTGACGGTTTTGCCGACAATCTACCTGGACAGGTCGATACGGTGAACAGTTTTGGTAATTACATCGTTATTGAAATTGGATTTTGGAAATATGTTGTTCTTGCCCACCTACAAAAGGACAGCTTGCGTGTAAAAGCAGGCGATTATCTTGTCCCTGGACAGGTGCTTGCCTTGTGTGGTAATTCCGGAAGGTCACCACAACCGCATGTGCACATGCATGTTCAGGAAAGTCCACGCCTGGGTAGCCGCACGCTGCCATTTCACCTAACAGACGTCATTGTTCCTGCTGGAGGCTCAGCTTATTACGCACTGAATGTTATTCCCAAAGAAAAACAAACGGTCATTGCTCCAATACGCAATCATGCATTGAAAAAAGCTTTCAAGCTTTCAGTTGGAAGCCGCCTGGAATTTGATTGTCGAGTTGGTAAAAATAATGCCGGTGAGACAAAGCGCTATCTGGAAACCACATTGGATCCTTATGGGCAATTCTATTTGTTTAGCGATAAAGGTGCCAGTGTAGCATTCACGCTCAATGATGACTTGGTGGCATTTTACAATCGTGCAGGTAAGCCGGATTCATTGTTGGATGCGTTTGTACTGGCAGTTGGCTTAACGCCTTTCGTGGAAGCAGTGACTAACTGGCAGGATTTAACGCCTATGAAGTTTCTGCCGTTGCCCTTTCATTTAAGAGCATTATGCGCAGTATTTACGCCCTGGCATAAATTGGCGGTGAGTTGTTATGAACGGACTTGGGACGGTCAGTTGAAGCGTTGGATTCAGAAAGCTGAACATAAGTTGCAATTGGGATTAATTAAATGGTCATGCAAAACGGAAGTTCACCTTTGTGAATCACTGGGTGTGCTTTATTTGGAGGTATCGAGACATGGAGAAACTCTGCAGTCGGCCATGCTTGCTGCACAGAGTATTCGGGAGGATAATGGCATACCGGAGAGGTCCTCCGCTTGCTTCCCTAATACTTGA
- a CDS encoding alanine racemase has translation MKDLYSSVWEPPFIQPHRIGEINKFGKRTHQDNITDQVFGVNVNDLVEKYGSPLYVTSEKKIRENVRRLKRAFERRYSLVTHGWSYKTNYTSAICNILHQEGSWAEVVSEFEYEKARLLGVPGDRIIFNGPNKSKRILQKAIREGAHLHVDHLDELHNIEAVATELNLVAPVTLRLNFDTGFTEPWGKFGFNLESGQAYLAAKWIALSPHLKLVGLHSHIGTFILEPRAYAEQVRIMCEFMREVENDDTQIEYIDIGGGFPSQNALKGIYLPPEQAVPSVNDYVNAVTSALREGTKYRLAAGRPLPRLIFESGRAIVDDTQVLLTTVVGTKRLSDGRKAVILDGGTNLLFTAYWYNHQVKLTKECQGPIEDTILYGPLCMNIDVVRHSIHLPPLTAGDLLVVESVGAYNNTQWMQFIEYRPNVVLVHEDGQVSVIRKAEDLSVMCAQDNLPKHLSVPFLDLNKHSRLGKHIEAAS, from the coding sequence ATGAAAGATCTTTACTCAAGTGTCTGGGAACCACCATTTATTCAACCGCATAGGATAGGTGAAATAAACAAATTCGGTAAACGTACGCACCAAGACAATATTACCGACCAAGTATTTGGCGTAAACGTGAATGATCTGGTTGAAAAATATGGTTCGCCACTTTATGTCACTTCTGAAAAGAAGATTCGCGAAAACGTAAGGCGTCTCAAGCGTGCTTTTGAAAGACGCTACAGTCTTGTTACTCATGGTTGGTCTTACAAGACTAACTACACAAGCGCTATCTGTAATATTCTCCACCAGGAAGGATCGTGGGCTGAGGTTGTATCGGAGTTTGAATATGAAAAGGCAAGACTTCTAGGTGTGCCTGGAGACAGAATTATTTTCAATGGTCCCAATAAGTCTAAGCGCATCTTACAAAAGGCAATTCGCGAAGGAGCACATCTTCATGTGGATCACCTTGATGAATTGCATAACATAGAAGCCGTCGCCACCGAGCTAAACTTGGTTGCGCCGGTTACCTTAAGACTTAACTTTGATACCGGCTTTACAGAGCCATGGGGGAAATTTGGTTTCAATTTGGAAAGTGGACAAGCTTATCTTGCTGCGAAATGGATAGCCTTAAGTCCTCATCTTAAACTCGTTGGTTTGCATAGCCATATCGGCACATTTATTTTGGAGCCACGTGCCTATGCCGAACAAGTACGCATTATGTGCGAATTTATGCGTGAAGTGGAAAATGACGACACTCAAATTGAATACATAGATATTGGTGGTGGTTTCCCTTCACAAAACGCTCTTAAGGGAATTTATTTACCACCGGAACAAGCAGTGCCATCCGTAAATGACTATGTCAATGCGGTGACCAGCGCTCTGCGTGAGGGTACGAAATATAGACTGGCAGCCGGGCGCCCATTGCCTCGCTTGATATTTGAATCTGGACGGGCAATTGTTGATGATACGCAAGTCTTGCTGACGACTGTTGTCGGCACAAAGAGGCTGTCCGACGGGCGCAAAGCAGTAATTCTTGATGGCGGTACTAATTTGCTTTTCACTGCCTATTGGTACAACCATCAGGTGAAACTGACTAAGGAATGCCAAGGCCCCATTGAAGACACTATTTTGTACGGACCGCTTTGTATGAATATTGATGTAGTGCGTCACAGCATTCACCTGCCGCCCCTAACGGCAGGTGACCTGCTGGTCGTCGAATCTGTAGGCGCATACAACAACACCCAATGGATGCAGTTTATTGAATACCGCCCAAATGTAGTTCTGGTGCATGAAGATGGACAGGTGTCTGTTATTCGCAAAGCAGAGGATTTGTCAGTCATGTGTGCACAAGATAATTTGCCCAAGCATTTAAGCGTGCCTTTTTTGGATCTCAACAAACATAGCCGCTTGGGAAAGCATATTGAGGCTGCTTCATGA
- a CDS encoding ATP-grasp domain-containing protein, whose amino-acid sequence MTIFSKRQWRNANVAVTGINARAENPGPGMAVARCIRECANFTGEVIGLGYDVFDAGLYSKELCSGSYLIPYPSAGERALLDRILQIHQDVGLDAIIPCLDAEIPNFSRIKPALAKLGIAMLIPSRDQYNLRAKDHLSAFCRSIDINHPECKIISNIGFFDKCEADGWKYPLVVKGIFYDAGIAHNGHEAKAIFNRLVAAWGYPVLVQKMVDGDEFDLAGVGDGKGNLIGAVMMRKRALTDKGKAWAGVTVVDDAIAEMAEKIVKALMWSGPFEVEVMKTEDGKIHLIEINPRFPSWIYLSHAAGRNLPSVVLKLLAGEVNLDLPPAKAGTFFIRHAQELIVDLEDFESMLVQGRLAQQFVTSEAG is encoded by the coding sequence ATGACAATTTTTAGCAAGAGACAGTGGCGCAATGCCAATGTTGCCGTGACAGGTATTAATGCCCGCGCAGAGAATCCCGGACCGGGCATGGCAGTGGCACGTTGTATTCGTGAATGTGCAAATTTCACAGGTGAAGTTATTGGTCTTGGCTATGATGTATTTGATGCCGGACTGTACTCAAAAGAGTTGTGTTCCGGCAGCTATCTCATCCCCTATCCGTCAGCAGGTGAAAGAGCGCTACTTGATAGGATTTTGCAAATTCATCAAGATGTCGGATTGGATGCCATTATTCCTTGTCTGGATGCCGAGATACCTAATTTCAGCCGTATCAAGCCGGCTTTAGCCAAATTAGGAATCGCCATGCTTATCCCGAGCAGAGACCAGTACAATTTGCGCGCTAAAGATCACCTGAGCGCATTTTGCCGGTCCATTGATATCAATCATCCCGAATGTAAGATTATTTCCAATATTGGGTTTTTTGATAAGTGCGAAGCAGATGGATGGAAATATCCGCTTGTCGTGAAAGGCATTTTTTATGATGCCGGTATTGCTCACAATGGACACGAAGCGAAAGCCATCTTCAATAGATTGGTCGCAGCTTGGGGCTATCCTGTGCTCGTTCAAAAAATGGTGGACGGTGACGAGTTCGATTTGGCAGGAGTCGGCGATGGCAAAGGTAACCTAATCGGAGCTGTAATGATGCGCAAACGCGCTCTTACCGATAAAGGCAAAGCCTGGGCTGGTGTAACCGTAGTTGATGACGCAATTGCTGAAATGGCTGAAAAGATCGTCAAAGCCCTAATGTGGTCAGGCCCATTTGAAGTAGAAGTTATGAAAACGGAAGATGGCAAAATTCATTTGATTGAAATTAATCCACGTTTTCCTTCGTGGATCTACTTGAGCCATGCTGCAGGCAGAAATTTGCCTTCTGTAGTTTTAAAGCTTTTGGCCGGTGAAGTAAATCTCGATTTGCCGCCTGCTAAAGCAGGTACGTTTTTTATTCGGCATGCACAAGAACTAATAGTTGATCTGGAAGATTTCGAATCAATGCTTGTTCAAGGAAGACTGGCCCAACAATTTGTAACCTCAGAAGCAGGCTAA
- a CDS encoding PqqD family protein, with protein sequence MTANNICPSERLRKLAVSDSGFVFDPQTGQSFSLNGTGLMSLNLLKKGTSVEDTANCLSQQYGVTYEVAATSVEAFLLQLERYL encoded by the coding sequence ATGACAGCCAATAATATTTGTCCCAGCGAGCGACTTAGAAAACTTGCCGTAAGTGATAGTGGTTTTGTCTTTGATCCTCAAACAGGACAGAGCTTTTCCTTGAACGGTACAGGACTTATGTCGCTCAATCTTTTGAAGAAAGGAACGAGTGTTGAAGATACGGCGAATTGCCTGTCGCAGCAGTATGGCGTCACCTATGAAGTTGCGGCAACTTCTGTTGAGGCGTTCTTGTTGCAACTGGAGAGATATCTATGA
- a CDS encoding serine/threonine-protein kinase codes for MTAQVLADKYEILDVLGTGGMGVVYKARHLLMKRIVAIKMLHESLTANEVMRKRFEQEAQAISALNHPNILTVYDFGVTEDNKPYLVVEFLEGTSLEEILNEEGALDASRVMHIFKQATSGLAQAHEKGIIHRDLKPGNIMLINVGDQKDFVKIVDFGIAKLVQESTEQNIGLTATGEVFGSPLYMSPEQCRGRKLDPRSDIYSLGCVMYHALCGKRPFSAQDLPECLYKQVHETPPKFSEIAPELNIPEGLEKVVNKAMAKEPDDRFDNMTDFRQAIEAVETGQPLDISMPPSKPTGTTTVIATQAHGVHITAGTPTGVSGNTIVPESAQAAGPQVASTKPKNKKLIGIAIAAGVIIAGGGIAYLATNSPTAQYETFMKKGKAAFDAHNYQLAEEAFQGALQVSLSFGADSPQRSDAIDDLGQIYMNQKKYDKLYQLATQTNQVARCISSFSRELDGLRKQGADKTTQAADLLQLLGKLSEKEGDFARAEGFYTDALTIRKGIAVQASAIEDKAKAAAEQPLPEQKIKKATQEREIRSLSTHITQVHKQKILHPKPIAKSKPVKVSPFPTFDVTRPMTTPAPTVVIEDKPEVSNDQPKKRGFFGSIGHGVKELFHKDKSKNSTKE; via the coding sequence ATGACGGCCCAGGTTCTTGCCGACAAATATGAAATCTTAGACGTGCTTGGCACGGGCGGCATGGGCGTTGTTTATAAAGCTCGCCACCTGCTAATGAAGCGCATCGTGGCAATTAAGATGCTCCACGAGAGCCTTACCGCCAACGAAGTCATGCGCAAACGGTTTGAACAGGAAGCTCAAGCCATTTCAGCCTTGAACCACCCTAATATCCTCACCGTTTACGATTTCGGGGTAACTGAGGACAACAAGCCTTATCTGGTTGTCGAATTCCTTGAAGGCACAAGCCTGGAAGAGATCCTTAATGAAGAAGGAGCACTAGATGCCAGCCGCGTTATGCACATTTTCAAGCAAGCCACATCAGGGCTTGCCCAAGCTCACGAAAAAGGCATTATTCACCGGGATCTAAAGCCGGGCAACATCATGCTGATAAATGTCGGCGACCAAAAGGACTTTGTCAAAATCGTAGATTTCGGCATTGCCAAATTGGTTCAAGAAAGCACTGAGCAAAATATCGGCTTAACAGCAACTGGAGAAGTCTTCGGCAGCCCGCTCTATATGAGCCCGGAACAGTGCCGCGGGCGCAAACTGGACCCACGCTCAGATATCTATTCTCTTGGTTGTGTTATGTACCATGCCCTATGCGGCAAAAGGCCATTTTCAGCCCAAGACTTGCCTGAATGTCTCTACAAACAGGTGCATGAAACTCCACCTAAGTTTTCCGAAATCGCTCCGGAATTGAATATTCCTGAAGGACTGGAAAAGGTGGTTAACAAAGCCATGGCCAAAGAGCCTGATGATCGTTTCGACAACATGACCGATTTCAGGCAAGCAATTGAAGCTGTTGAAACCGGGCAACCGCTGGATATCTCTATGCCTCCTTCTAAGCCAACAGGCACAACAACTGTAATTGCCACACAAGCGCATGGCGTGCACATAACAGCAGGCACGCCCACCGGTGTAAGCGGCAACACCATAGTGCCTGAGTCCGCACAAGCTGCCGGCCCTCAGGTCGCTAGCACCAAGCCGAAGAATAAAAAGCTAATTGGTATAGCAATTGCCGCAGGTGTGATTATTGCCGGCGGCGGCATAGCTTATTTAGCAACCAACAGTCCCACGGCGCAATACGAGACCTTCATGAAAAAAGGCAAGGCTGCCTTTGACGCGCATAATTATCAACTTGCCGAAGAAGCCTTCCAAGGTGCATTACAAGTCTCTCTCTCATTTGGGGCAGACAGTCCGCAGCGCTCGGATGCCATTGATGATCTTGGACAGATCTACATGAACCAGAAGAAGTACGACAAGCTTTATCAATTAGCTACACAAACCAACCAAGTCGCCAGATGCATATCCAGTTTCAGTCGCGAATTGGATGGACTCAGAAAACAAGGCGCCGATAAGACCACACAAGCTGCGGACCTCCTGCAATTGCTCGGCAAATTGTCGGAAAAAGAAGGAGACTTTGCCCGCGCTGAAGGTTTCTATACGGACGCGTTGACCATAAGAAAAGGAATTGCCGTCCAAGCAAGTGCCATTGAGGACAAGGCAAAAGCAGCCGCAGAGCAACCTCTGCCCGAACAAAAAATAAAGAAGGCAACGCAGGAAAGAGAAATCAGATCATTGAGCACTCACATAACTCAAGTGCACAAGCAAAAGATTCTCCATCCAAAGCCTATTGCCAAATCCAAGCCAGTTAAGGTTAGTCCTTTCCCAACTTTTGACGTAACAAGACCAATGACGACTCCAGCACCTACTGTTGTTATTGAGGACAAACCGGAAGTATCTAACGATCAACCTAAGAAACGTGGATTTTTTGGTAGCATCGGACACGGCGTAAAAGAGCTATTCCACAAAGACAAGTCGAAAAATTCGACAAAAGAATAG